In Leptodesmis sichuanensis A121, the following are encoded in one genomic region:
- a CDS encoding ParB N-terminal domain-containing protein, with protein MVRIENIPLHKIRRPLPRQNDQAKVAALMESIQAIGLQEPIDVLEVEGEYYGFSGCHRYEACTRLGHETIRCRVRKAPRAVLQMHLA; from the coding sequence ATGGTACGAATTGAAAATATTCCGTTGCACAAAATCCGCCGTCCTCTCCCCCGGCAAAATGACCAGGCCAAGGTTGCAGCCTTGATGGAGTCGATTCAAGCAATTGGCTTACAGGAGCCGATCGATGTCCTGGAAGTGGAGGGCGAATATTATGGTTTTTCCGGGTGTCATCGCTATGAAGCCTGCACCCGTCTGGGCCATGAAACGATCCGCTGCCGAGTGCGTAAGGCTCCCCGCGCCGTTTTACAGATGCATTTGGCTTAA
- a CDS encoding SpoIID/LytB domain-containing protein: MLTMRFSSLLALPGTIAAAILGLSLAPQPGCATPGQDIDLQVGIVQRFGRQPSDVLMLQAQPGDRLTIRFQTGDKAQAWSGATAQLAIVQQALPTPQIEERVVLATHRSYESAEDEANRWRAEGIPVEIAQPKRWQVWAKRDVYHTPLLRRLLLQSLQGRGIQTAFVDTQVLQKRPKVVLEMNGQRVAQEQLQISSAKGIIKVVSQRTDDPPKPKTPPERVERLYYGNLRLQPNAYGTYTLVNQVPLETYLRGVVPHEIGSTTTPSVLETQAILARTYALRNLRRFAIDDYQLCADTQCQVYYGLTGITPATDRAIAATRGKVLTYQNELVDAVYSAATGGVTAAFNDVWHGPSRPYLRPIIDSVAAKWDLSQQSLANEQNFRQFVQQKQGFNEDDQKWFRWRYDSSLSELNQELREYLKSLKSPLANFKTIQGMEVLQRSPAGRVQILRVTTDQGAVDLEKDNILIAFYAPASLLFYMDPLYDAQKKLTGYAFIGGGLGHGVGLSQSGSYRLGKLGWNSDRILSFYYPGTQVQSVNNSLVFWRDPANLQPPEPQM; this comes from the coding sequence ATGCTCACAATGCGCTTTTCTTCCCTCCTTGCCCTGCCAGGAACGATCGCTGCTGCTATCCTGGGGCTCAGTCTTGCTCCACAACCGGGATGCGCTACCCCAGGTCAGGATATCGATTTACAGGTCGGCATTGTGCAACGGTTTGGTCGACAACCCTCGGATGTGTTGATGCTGCAGGCCCAACCGGGCGATCGCCTGACGATTCGTTTCCAGACTGGGGACAAGGCTCAAGCCTGGAGCGGTGCAACGGCTCAGCTGGCGATCGTCCAGCAAGCCTTACCCACTCCCCAGATTGAAGAACGGGTGGTGCTGGCAACCCATCGCAGCTACGAAAGTGCCGAAGATGAAGCCAATCGCTGGCGGGCAGAAGGCATTCCCGTTGAAATTGCCCAACCGAAGCGCTGGCAGGTATGGGCAAAACGAGATGTCTACCACACCCCCCTATTGCGGCGATTGTTATTGCAAAGCTTACAGGGGCGAGGCATCCAAACCGCGTTTGTGGATACCCAGGTGTTGCAAAAGCGACCTAAGGTGGTACTGGAAATGAACGGGCAGCGGGTCGCTCAGGAGCAGCTGCAGATCTCGTCGGCTAAGGGAATCATCAAGGTTGTGAGTCAGCGCACGGATGATCCACCCAAGCCGAAGACTCCCCCAGAGCGAGTAGAACGGCTGTACTATGGCAATTTGCGGCTGCAACCGAATGCTTATGGGACGTACACGCTGGTGAATCAGGTGCCGCTGGAAACTTATCTACGGGGTGTGGTGCCCCATGAAATTGGCTCTACGACTACGCCATCGGTGCTGGAAACACAGGCAATTCTGGCCCGGACGTATGCCCTGCGAAATCTGCGCCGCTTTGCCATTGATGATTACCAGCTTTGTGCCGATACCCAATGTCAGGTGTATTACGGATTAACGGGAATTACGCCGGCAACCGATCGGGCGATCGCGGCCACTCGTGGGAAAGTCCTCACCTACCAGAACGAACTGGTGGATGCGGTTTATTCTGCGGCCACGGGAGGAGTCACAGCGGCCTTTAATGATGTCTGGCATGGCCCCAGTCGTCCCTATTTGCGCCCAATCATTGATTCGGTGGCCGCTAAGTGGGATCTGTCTCAGCAAAGTTTGGCCAATGAACAAAACTTCCGCCAGTTTGTCCAACAGAAGCAGGGCTTTAATGAGGATGACCAGAAGTGGTTCCGTTGGCGGTATGACAGCAGTTTGAGCGAGTTAAATCAGGAGTTGCGAGAGTATCTCAAATCCTTAAAAAGTCCTCTGGCTAATTTCAAAACCATTCAGGGAATGGAAGTGCTGCAGCGATCGCCTGCTGGACGAGTGCAAATCTTACGAGTCACCACTGACCAGGGAGCCGTTGATCTGGAAAAAGATAATATCCTGATCGCCTTCTATGCTCCGGCCAGTCTGCTGTTTTACATGGATCCCCTGTACGATGCCCAGAAAAAGCTGACCGGGTATGCCTTTATCGGCGGCGGCCTGGGGCATGGCGTGGGACTCAGCCAGAGTGGTTCCTATCGCCTGGGTAAACTGGGCTGGAACAGCGATCGCATTCTCAGCTTTTACTACCCTGGTACTCAGGTGCAATCGGTGAATAACTCCCTGGTGTTCTGGCGGGATCCTGCCAATCTTCAGCCTCCTGAGCCTCAAATGTAA
- a CDS encoding carbon-nitrogen hydrolase family protein has protein sequence MKSYLAAAVQMTSGPNLQQNLSQAEELIDLAVRQGAELVGLPENFPFLGEETEKLAQAETIAAESEKFLKTMAQRFQITLLGGGFPVPVGNGKVYNTALLVGANGDELARYEKVHLFDVNVPDGNTYRESETVLAGMRMPPIYPSKDLGNLGLSVCYDVRFPELYRHLSQMGAEVLFIPAAFTAYTGKDHWQVLLQARAIENTCYVIAPAQTGRHYATRQSHGHALIIDPWGMVLADAGDQPGVAIAPIEPSRLEQVRRQMPSLQHRVFI, from the coding sequence ATGAAGTCTTATCTGGCAGCCGCCGTTCAAATGACCAGTGGGCCAAATCTGCAACAGAATTTAAGTCAGGCGGAGGAATTAATTGATCTGGCCGTTCGCCAGGGGGCCGAATTAGTGGGGTTGCCCGAAAACTTTCCATTTTTGGGAGAAGAAACGGAAAAACTGGCTCAGGCCGAAACGATCGCAGCAGAAAGTGAGAAATTCCTCAAAACAATGGCTCAACGCTTTCAAATCACGCTGCTGGGGGGTGGCTTTCCGGTTCCTGTAGGCAACGGCAAAGTCTACAATACAGCGTTACTCGTTGGTGCTAACGGAGATGAACTGGCCCGTTACGAAAAGGTGCATCTCTTTGATGTCAATGTGCCTGATGGCAATACCTATCGCGAATCGGAAACGGTGCTGGCGGGGATGCGGATGCCGCCCATTTACCCTTCCAAGGATCTGGGCAATTTAGGGCTATCCGTTTGCTACGATGTGCGGTTTCCAGAACTGTATCGCCATCTATCTCAAATGGGTGCAGAAGTGTTGTTTATTCCAGCCGCCTTTACTGCGTATACCGGCAAAGACCACTGGCAGGTGTTGTTGCAGGCCCGTGCGATCGAAAATACCTGCTATGTGATTGCTCCTGCTCAAACTGGACGACATTATGCCACCCGTCAGAGTCACGGTCACGCCCTGATCATTGACCCCTGGGGAATGGTGCTGGCCGATGCTGGAGATCAACCAGGTGTAGCGATCGCGCCCATTGAACCCTCTCGCCTGGAGCAGGTGCGTCGCCAGATGCCATCGTTGCAACACCGAGTATTCATTTGA
- a CDS encoding WD40 repeat domain-containing serine/threonine-protein kinase, translating into MTLCLNPECQHPQNPDNAEFCLACGSQLVSLLRGRYRVVRPIGQGGFGRTYLATDADRLGTRCVIKQFSPQVKGTKSLEKAVKLFQQEAERLNDLGEHPQIPTLLAYFEYEQRLYLVQQFIEGQTLLQELIQQGLFGERKIREVLAGVLPVLKFVHDHQVIHRDITPTNIIRRASDHKLVLIDFGVAKLLSAETSAQPGTKIGTEGYAPIEQLRGGKAYPASDLYSLAVTCVYLMTQTKPDELYDPLEGRWLWQERLAQKGGTISEPIARILDRMLKDLVSERYPSADAVMRDLRLALSRPMSAQPGSSMAAPGVRPGTVQPQSSRPLGGTSPSSPPVAAGGSQGRAQGTATPAHRPGVSGPRLSHPPSGPPISGSHGRRCRYTLTAHNPWVTAIAMSRDGRWLASGGLDNTIKLWNLETGELLHTLVGHSKPVNCLAGSPDSQLLASGSDDYTLKIWNVESGALVQTLVGHTRDVKAVMFHGGGQMLVSGGEDRTVRLWKVGTEECLRIFANLAGMIRTVAITPDGQTIASAGSDSQIKLWNLKTGALMRTLIKSHFSAVNAIVIHPNGKTLISGSKDKTIKVWNLTTGELVRTLTGHTDAVNALALSGDGKLLVSGSSDTSVRLWNVETGELKSTLSDHMNAVNAVSISSGGHWIASGSSDSTIKVWQVL; encoded by the coding sequence ATGACCCTTTGTCTTAATCCTGAATGCCAGCATCCTCAAAATCCTGATAACGCCGAATTTTGTCTCGCCTGTGGTAGTCAATTGGTATCGCTATTGCGAGGGAGATATCGGGTTGTCCGTCCGATCGGGCAGGGTGGCTTTGGCAGAACTTATCTGGCTACAGATGCTGACCGCCTGGGAACGCGGTGCGTCATCAAGCAATTTTCACCCCAGGTGAAAGGCACCAAATCTCTGGAAAAAGCAGTCAAGCTGTTCCAGCAAGAAGCAGAACGGCTGAATGATCTGGGAGAACATCCCCAAATTCCCACTCTTCTGGCCTACTTTGAGTATGAGCAGCGGCTGTATCTGGTGCAGCAGTTTATTGAAGGGCAAACCTTGCTCCAGGAGCTAATCCAGCAGGGATTATTTGGTGAGCGGAAAATTCGTGAGGTGTTAGCTGGGGTTTTGCCTGTCTTGAAGTTTGTCCACGACCATCAGGTGATTCACCGGGACATTACCCCCACCAACATCATTCGTCGGGCTTCTGACCACAAACTGGTCTTAATTGATTTTGGGGTGGCTAAGCTCCTGTCGGCTGAAACCTCGGCTCAGCCTGGAACCAAGATTGGGACAGAAGGATATGCACCGATCGAACAGCTACGTGGAGGGAAAGCCTACCCAGCCAGTGACCTCTACAGCCTCGCGGTGACCTGTGTTTATTTGATGACTCAAACCAAACCGGATGAACTGTATGATCCCCTGGAGGGGCGCTGGCTCTGGCAAGAACGCCTGGCGCAAAAGGGCGGGACAATCAGCGAACCGATCGCCCGCATTCTGGACAGAATGCTGAAAGACTTGGTGAGCGAGCGATATCCTTCTGCTGATGCTGTCATGCGGGACTTAAGACTGGCCCTATCCCGCCCCATGAGTGCTCAACCTGGCTCCAGTATGGCTGCTCCGGGTGTTAGGCCCGGAACGGTGCAACCTCAGAGTTCTCGTCCTCTCGGTGGCACTTCCCCCAGTTCGCCGCCCGTTGCTGCTGGCGGTTCCCAAGGGCGAGCACAGGGGACTGCAACTCCTGCTCATCGCCCTGGAGTGTCCGGCCCTCGGTTATCCCATCCGCCATCCGGGCCACCCATTTCTGGTTCTCATGGTCGTCGCTGTCGATATACCTTAACGGCGCACAATCCCTGGGTGACGGCGATCGCCATGAGTCGAGATGGCCGATGGTTAGCCAGCGGTGGGCTGGATAACACCATTAAGCTCTGGAACCTGGAAACAGGAGAATTACTGCATACCCTGGTAGGCCATAGCAAACCTGTGAATTGCTTAGCCGGCAGTCCCGATAGCCAGTTGCTGGCCAGTGGTAGTGATGACTATACGCTGAAAATCTGGAATGTAGAGTCTGGTGCCTTAGTGCAAACGCTGGTGGGTCATACGCGGGATGTAAAAGCCGTGATGTTTCACGGTGGTGGACAGATGTTGGTCAGCGGGGGAGAGGATCGAACTGTGCGTCTCTGGAAGGTTGGTACGGAGGAGTGCTTACGGATTTTTGCCAATCTGGCAGGGATGATTCGCACGGTAGCTATCACTCCTGATGGTCAGACTATCGCCAGTGCGGGTTCCGATAGCCAGATCAAACTCTGGAACTTAAAGACTGGAGCATTGATGCGGACGCTGATTAAAAGCCATTTCAGTGCGGTGAATGCGATCGTCATCCATCCCAATGGCAAAACCTTGATCAGCGGCAGCAAAGATAAAACCATCAAAGTTTGGAATTTGACGACAGGAGAGCTAGTTCGCACGCTGACTGGGCACACCGATGCTGTGAACGCCCTGGCTCTCAGTGGGGATGGCAAATTACTGGTGAGTGGCAGCAGCGATACTAGCGTTCGCCTCTGGAATGTGGAGACGGGTGAACTTAAAAGTACTCTCTCAGACCACATGAATGCTGTAAACGCTGTCAGTATCAGTTCCGGTGGGCACTGGATTGCCAGTGGGAGTTCAGATTCCACAATCAAAGTGTGGCAGGTTCTTTAG
- a CDS encoding glycoside hydrolase 100 family protein has protein sequence MGDRITRTLVEQAWDELEKTIMYYNGRPIGTIAARDPDIAALNYDQCFIRDFFPSALLFLIEGRPDIVRHFLEETLKLQPKTGQLECLKPSRGLLPASFKIATIIGGEYLKPDFGDHAIGRVAPADAGLWWVLLLRAYVISTQDTALVQRSDFQEGIRLVLELCLVTRFDMYPMVLVPDGASMIDRRMGLYGHPLDIQSLFYAALRTSLELLLPIPENQTILQAARNRLGPLQQHLRDNYWIDTDRLNVIYRFQVEEYGEEALNQFNIYSDSIPFYRLAKWVPEAGGYLAGNLGPSQLDCRFFAIGNLMAIIAGLTNEHQSHWILNLIELRWADLVGNMPMKLCYPALEDRDWQIVTGADPKNRPWSYHNGGSWPVLLWMLTAAARKMNRAELGHHAIAIAERRLLQDQWPEYYDGPDARLIGKEARKYQTWTIAGYLLAKEFIANPDHLKMITFEAQEAEDWQDPARTPGSYSPIAPEYQGSKS, from the coding sequence TTGGGCGATCGCATCACACGCACCCTGGTCGAGCAAGCCTGGGATGAATTGGAAAAAACCATCATGTACTACAACGGGCGACCGATCGGCACGATCGCGGCCCGTGATCCTGACATCGCGGCCCTGAATTACGATCAGTGCTTCATTCGCGATTTCTTTCCCTCGGCGCTGTTATTTTTGATTGAAGGCCGACCGGATATTGTGCGCCATTTTCTGGAAGAAACCCTGAAATTACAGCCCAAGACGGGGCAATTGGAGTGTTTAAAACCCAGCCGGGGACTGCTACCTGCCAGTTTCAAAATTGCCACGATTATTGGCGGCGAGTATCTCAAGCCAGACTTTGGTGATCATGCGATCGGGCGGGTGGCTCCAGCGGATGCGGGTCTCTGGTGGGTGCTGTTGCTACGAGCTTATGTCATTTCTACTCAAGATACGGCTTTAGTGCAGCGTAGCGATTTCCAGGAAGGTATTCGGCTGGTGCTGGAACTGTGTCTGGTGACACGGTTTGATATGTACCCGATGGTATTGGTGCCAGATGGAGCCAGCATGATCGATCGCCGCATGGGATTGTATGGTCACCCCCTGGATATTCAGTCGCTGTTTTATGCAGCGCTGCGAACCAGTTTGGAATTGCTGCTGCCCATTCCAGAAAATCAGACTATTTTACAAGCAGCCAGAAATCGCTTAGGGCCGTTGCAACAACACTTGCGAGACAATTACTGGATTGATACCGATCGCTTGAATGTGATTTATCGTTTTCAAGTCGAAGAGTATGGCGAAGAAGCGCTGAATCAGTTCAATATTTACTCCGATTCCATTCCATTTTATCGGTTGGCGAAATGGGTGCCAGAGGCGGGAGGCTATCTGGCTGGGAATTTGGGGCCATCCCAGTTGGATTGTCGCTTTTTTGCGATCGGCAATTTGATGGCCATTATTGCTGGACTGACGAATGAGCATCAATCCCACTGGATTTTGAATTTGATTGAATTGCGGTGGGCAGATCTGGTCGGCAATATGCCGATGAAGTTGTGTTATCCGGCCCTGGAAGATCGGGACTGGCAGATTGTCACGGGGGCAGATCCTAAAAATCGGCCCTGGTCGTACCACAATGGGGGCAGTTGGCCTGTATTGCTGTGGATGTTAACGGCGGCGGCGCGTAAGATGAACCGGGCCGAATTGGGGCACCATGCGATCGCCATTGCGGAACGCCGCCTGCTCCAGGATCAGTGGCCAGAATACTACGATGGCCCCGATGCCCGGTTAATTGGTAAGGAAGCCCGCAAGTATCAAACCTGGACGATCGCCGGATATTTGCTGGCGAAGGAGTTCATTGCCAATCCTGACCATTTGAAAATGATTACATTTGAGGCTCAGGAGGCTGAAGATTGGCAGGATCCCGCCAGAACACCAGGGAGTTATTCACCGATTGCACCTGAGTACCAGGGTAGTAAAAGCTGA
- a CDS encoding acyl-CoA dehydrogenase family protein, producing MPLSPSQVEQFLREQVAPYANVMDHNAIALKTAFQELGQHSWLGLRLPRIWQGAEVSEPEYRQFQELVARYSGALAFLQVQHQSAGAFLLRSENESLKQTYLPQMATGQIGVGVGFSHLRRTGKPPLQAFPVADGYQMQGTVPWITGFGIFQAVIVAAVLPDDRAVYGLIPFTPTEQAQGGCLRFSDPMPLAAMTSTQTVQAEFQNWWLATDQVVLIQPAQAIHTSDMANVLQHSFFALGCARAGLDVMAEELQRRSQDTILEDSLPMPEQVYQTLKQEWQECRSAIYAADHQPFQERLNLRGWAIELAGRCAHAAVTVSAGAANSLHHPAQRIYREALVFTIAGQTSTVMQATLSRFIARQRQNCCLKPEGSE from the coding sequence ATGCCCCTTTCCCCCTCTCAGGTTGAACAGTTTTTGCGAGAACAGGTCGCTCCTTACGCGAATGTCATGGATCACAATGCGATCGCTTTAAAGACTGCCTTTCAGGAATTAGGGCAGCATTCCTGGCTCGGCTTAAGGCTGCCGCGCATCTGGCAGGGAGCGGAGGTCAGCGAGCCGGAATATCGGCAATTTCAGGAATTGGTGGCTCGCTACTCTGGTGCTCTAGCCTTCCTGCAAGTGCAACACCAGAGTGCTGGAGCCTTCCTCTTACGCAGTGAGAATGAATCGTTAAAGCAAACCTATCTGCCCCAGATGGCAACGGGCCAGATTGGCGTGGGAGTGGGATTTTCTCATTTACGCCGGACAGGTAAACCTCCATTGCAAGCGTTTCCAGTTGCTGATGGCTACCAGATGCAGGGCACTGTTCCCTGGATAACCGGATTTGGGATTTTCCAGGCAGTAATTGTGGCTGCCGTTTTACCGGACGATCGCGCCGTCTATGGTCTTATCCCGTTTACCCCGACAGAGCAGGCGCAAGGAGGTTGCCTTCGGTTCAGCGATCCTATGCCGCTGGCAGCCATGACCTCTACTCAAACGGTGCAGGCCGAGTTCCAAAACTGGTGGTTAGCAACGGATCAGGTCGTCTTGATCCAACCGGCTCAGGCCATTCACACCAGCGATATGGCAAACGTTTTGCAGCACAGTTTTTTTGCTTTGGGCTGTGCGCGGGCAGGATTGGACGTGATGGCCGAGGAACTGCAACGCCGATCGCAAGACACTATTCTAGAAGACTCGCTGCCCATGCCGGAACAGGTTTACCAGACCTTGAAACAAGAATGGCAGGAGTGTCGTTCAGCCATTTATGCCGCTGATCACCAGCCCTTCCAGGAACGGTTGAATTTACGGGGCTGGGCGATCGAATTAGCGGGGAGATGTGCCCATGCCGCCGTCACCGTATCAGCAGGAGCAGCCAATTCCCTGCATCATCCTGCCCAACGTATTTACCGGGAAGCCTTGGTATTTACCATTGCCGGACAAACTTCAACCGTTATGCAAGCCACGTTGTCACGGTTCATTGCTCGCCAGCGCCAAAATTGTTGTCTCAAGCCTGAAGGCAGCGAGTAG
- a CDS encoding ParE family toxin-like protein — MKSFATPDFWNAYATLSPAVKKQARKAYSLWKQDQLHPSLHFKKVGRNLWSARISGGYRALALKKGSDYYWFWIGSHDEYEILIN; from the coding sequence ATGAAGTCCTTCGCAACTCCTGACTTTTGGAATGCTTATGCTACTCTTTCACCCGCAGTTAAGAAACAAGCCCGAAAAGCCTATAGCCTCTGGAAACAGGATCAACTTCATCCATCGTTGCACTTTAAGAAGGTTGGAAGGAACCTTTGGTCAGCCAGAATATCCGGAGGGTATCGAGCACTTGCTCTAAAAAAGGGGAGCGACTATTACTGGTTCTGGATTGGTTCACATGACGAATATGAAATACTGATCAATTGA
- a CDS encoding NAD(P)/FAD-dependent oxidoreductase, with product MSQQVEIAIIGAGITGLTCARILQQAGYQVVVLEKSRGVGGRMATRRLQGTIADHGTCYLSPKGEAFRHFIQDLVTAGIVEIWTDAIYTLDAHGQLHAPAASDRAPRYVAPAGMTAIAKFLAAGLEIRCNQRVIHLSLKPNQHWQLTLENTSSEAATESILEAQAVIVTTPAPQAVLLLQPLVDREISEASFNALNAVEFSPCISVMAGYPAEREADWLNQYADVKAIASSQHPDLAWVGLDSSKRPSASHLLLVIQSTAAFARQVLEETDLMPIGHRLLQQTASLAPWIPSPDWLQVHRWRYAFTNQPLQQPYWIAGTPAPLVCSGDWCSGRRVENAFQAGWETAYYLNSQLQNHELKKLSRL from the coding sequence GTGTCCCAGCAAGTAGAGATTGCCATTATTGGAGCCGGAATCACTGGGTTGACCTGCGCTCGGATTCTGCAGCAAGCGGGGTATCAGGTCGTTGTTCTGGAGAAGTCGCGGGGAGTGGGAGGACGGATGGCCACCCGACGACTACAGGGCACGATCGCCGATCATGGAACCTGCTATTTGTCGCCTAAAGGAGAGGCATTTCGCCACTTTATCCAGGATTTAGTAACAGCAGGCATCGTAGAGATCTGGACGGATGCGATTTACACCCTGGATGCTCATGGGCAATTGCATGCTCCTGCAGCGAGCGATCGCGCTCCCCGGTATGTGGCTCCGGCGGGAATGACTGCGATCGCAAAATTCCTGGCTGCTGGCTTGGAGATTCGCTGCAACCAGCGGGTGATCCACTTGTCTCTCAAGCCAAACCAGCACTGGCAACTGACCCTGGAAAATACCTCATCAGAAGCCGCCACTGAATCCATCCTGGAGGCTCAAGCCGTGATTGTGACTACTCCGGCTCCCCAGGCAGTTTTGCTACTCCAACCGTTGGTTGATCGAGAAATTTCAGAGGCATCATTCAACGCCTTAAACGCTGTGGAATTTTCGCCCTGTATTAGTGTGATGGCCGGGTATCCGGCGGAACGAGAAGCGGATTGGCTGAATCAGTATGCGGATGTGAAAGCGATCGCCTCCTCCCAGCATCCTGACCTGGCCTGGGTTGGCTTAGACAGCAGCAAGCGTCCTTCCGCTTCCCATCTCCTGCTGGTCATTCAGAGTACAGCCGCCTTTGCTAGACAGGTTCTGGAAGAAACAGATTTAATGCCGATCGGCCACAGATTGCTGCAACAGACAGCCTCATTGGCTCCCTGGATTCCCTCCCCAGACTGGTTGCAGGTACATCGTTGGCGCTATGCGTTTACCAATCAGCCCCTACAACAGCCCTACTGGATAGCAGGCACTCCTGCACCTCTCGTCTGTAGCGGGGATTGGTGCAGTGGCAGGCGAGTGGAAAATGCATTTCAAGCAGGTTGGGAAACGGCTTATTATCTCAACAGCCAGTTGCAAAATCATGAGCTAAAAAAACTCTCCAGGCTCTAG
- a CDS encoding thiol-disulfide oxidoreductase DCC family protein encodes MVLPDTQSFAADVSSPPASWQIKLLYDGACPLCVREVNFLKKRDAGRGLVAFVDIADDQYSAEANGGVDFETAMGRIHAVLPDGTVIQNVEVFRQVYEILGMGWIYAVTKWPVVGPLVDWIYEIWADWRLALTGRPDLATIVTERQQRLCQTEGRCQLKD; translated from the coding sequence ATGGTTTTGCCTGATACTCAATCCTTTGCAGCTGATGTTTCATCTCCTCCGGCTTCCTGGCAGATCAAACTGTTGTATGACGGAGCCTGTCCGCTGTGTGTGCGAGAAGTCAATTTCCTGAAAAAACGGGATGCCGGACGGGGATTGGTGGCCTTTGTCGATATTGCTGATGATCAATATAGTGCTGAGGCCAATGGTGGGGTAGACTTTGAAACGGCAATGGGGCGGATTCATGCGGTTCTGCCGGATGGCACGGTGATTCAAAACGTGGAAGTGTTTCGGCAGGTGTATGAAATTTTGGGGATGGGTTGGATTTACGCCGTCACCAAATGGCCCGTCGTTGGCCCCCTGGTGGACTGGATTTATGAAATCTGGGCGGACTGGAGACTGGCTCTCACAGGGCGACCGGATCTGGCCACGATCGTCACCGAACGCCAACAACGATTGTGCCAAACTGAAGGCCGCTGTCAATTAAAGGATTAA
- the mscL gene encoding large conductance mechanosensitive channel protein MscL translates to MTRRARTATTGFLRDFQEFIMRGNVVDLAVAVIIGGAFSKIVDAFVTWLMSVILNPVLKQAGVDQLKNLPYGLGDLAVAIVNFLVVAFVIYLIIRALEKFLRRQEAEEAVSPPDPILESQERLTAAIDRLTSTMERR, encoded by the coding sequence ATGACTCGGAGAGCCAGGACTGCTACAACAGGGTTCTTGAGAGATTTTCAAGAATTCATCATGCGCGGCAACGTTGTTGATCTAGCCGTTGCGGTCATTATTGGCGGTGCGTTTAGCAAGATTGTTGATGCCTTTGTCACCTGGCTGATGTCGGTGATCCTGAATCCGGTATTGAAACAGGCCGGAGTGGATCAACTCAAGAATTTGCCCTATGGATTGGGAGATCTGGCCGTTGCGATCGTCAACTTTCTGGTGGTTGCCTTCGTGATTTACCTGATCATCCGGGCGCTAGAAAAATTCTTGCGACGGCAGGAAGCCGAGGAAGCGGTTTCTCCTCCTGATCCCATTCTGGAGTCGCAAGAACGGTTAACGGCGGCTATCGATCGCTTGACCAGTACAATGGAGCGGCGCTGA